CCGAGCTCGACGCGCTGCTCAAGGACTACACCGGGCGCCCCAGCCCGCTGACCGACGTGCACCGCTTCTCCGCCGAGGCGGGCGGTGCGCGCATCCTGCTCAAGCGCGAGGACCTCAACCACACCGGCTCGCACAAGATCAACAACGTGCTGGGCCAGGCGCTGCTCACCAAGCGGATGGGCAAGACCCGGATCATCGCCGAGACCGGCGCCGGGCAGCACGGGGTCGCCACCGCGACCGCGTGCGCGCTGTTCGGCTTCGACTGCACCATCTACATGGGCGAGGTCGACACCCAGCGCCAGGCGCTGAACGTCGCCCGGATGCGGATGCTCGGCGCCGAGGTGATCGCCGTCAAGTCCGGCAGCCGGACGCTGAAGGACGCCATCAACGAGGCGTTCCGGGACTGGGTCGCCAACGTCGACTCCACCCACTACCTGTTCGGCACCGTCGCCGGGCCGCACCCGTTCCCGATGATGGTCCGCGACTTCCACCGGGTCATCGGCGTCGAGGCGCGGCAGCAGGTGCTCGACCGGACCGGGCGGCTGCCCGACGCGGTCGTGGCCTGCGTGGGCGGCGGCTCCAACGCGATGGGCATCTTCCACGAGTTCATCCCGGACGCCGGGGTGCGGCTGATCGGCTGCGAGGCGGCCGGCGAGGGCGCCGAGACGCCCAAGCACGCGGCGACGCTGACCAAGGGCGACCCGGGGGTGCTGCACGGCTCCCGGACGTACGTCCTGCAGGACGAGGACGGGCAGACCATCGAGTCGCACTCGATCTCGGCCGGGCTCGACTACCCGGGCGTCGGCCCGGAGCACGCCTGGCTGAAGGACACCGGGCGGGCCGAGTACCGGCCGGTGACGGACGACGCCGCGATGCAGGCGCTGCGGCTGCTCTCCCGCACCGAGGGCATCATCCCGGCCATCGAGAGCGCCCACGCGCTCGCCGGCGCCCTGGAGCTGGGGCGCGAGCTCGGGCCGGAGGCGACCATCCTGGTGTCCCTGTCGGGGCGCGGGGACAAGGACATGCACACCGCGGCCGAGTACTTCGGGTTGTACGACGAGCCGGGGGCGGGTTCCGCCGGCGGTTCCGGTTCCGCCGGTGCCGGTTCGGCCGGTTCCGAGCAGGGGGGCAAGTGATCATGGCGTCGAAGCTGAGTAGTGTCCTGGCCGCCGCCAAGGCGGAGGACCGTGCCGCGCTGATCGGCTACCTGCCGGCCGGGTTCCCGACCGTCGAGGGCGGCATCCGGGCGGTCGACGCGCTCATCGAGGGCGGCTGCGACGTGGTCGAGGTCGGCCTGCCGCACTCCGACCCGGTCCTCGACGGCGCCGTCATCCAGACCGCCGACGACATCGCGCTGCGCGGCGGCGTGCGGATCAAGGACGTGCTGCGCACCGTCCAGGAGGTCGCCTCGGCGCACCCCGGGGCGGCGGTGCTCGTGATGACCTACTGGAACCCGGTCGACCGCTACGGCGTGGCGCGCTTCGCCGCCGACCTGGCGGCCGCGGGCGGGGCCGGCTGCATCCTGCCCGACCTACCGGTGGAGGAGTCCGAAGAGTGGCGCAAGGCGGCGGACGAGCATGGGCTGGACACCGTGTTCGTGGTCGCCCCCAGCAGCAAGGACGCGCGGCTGGCCGAGGTCACGGCGGCGGGCAGCGGATTCGTGTACGCGGCCGCGGTGATGGGCGTGACCGGCACCCGGTCGGCGGTCGGCTCGCTCGCCGAGGACCTGGTCGCCCGCACCCGGGCCACCACGGACCTGCCGGTCTGTGTCGGGCTCGGGGTCTCGAACGCGGAGCAGGCGGCCGAGGTCGCCCGGTTCGCGGACGGGGTGATCGTGGGCTCGGCGTTCGTGAAGCGGATCCTGGACGCGGGTGAGGACGAGGCGGCGGCGCTGGACGCCGTGCGGGCCCTGGCCGGGGAGCTGGCGCAGGGCGTGCGCAGGCGCTGAAGCGGCTCGACCGGGCGACGGCCCGTCACTCCTGCGGGAGTGGCGGGCCGTCGGCGTTCCGGGGGCGGGGCCCCGAACGGGTGAACAGTTGCGGGGACACGCATCAGCCGGGGTTGACCGGCGTTGAGTGGAGGGACGAGTGCACGAACGACGTGTACAGGGGTCGCCGAGCGAGCGAAGGGGTGAGCCGGTGAGGGGTTTCCAGCGGGCCGTTCTGCTGCGGGCGGCGGCTGCTGCGCTCGCTCTCGGGGCCGCGGTCGGGGCGCACGCGCAGGTGGGGCAGGCGCTGGCCAAGCGGGCCGCGGAGCGGGCCGAGCGGGAGGCGGTGGCCTGTGCGGAGGCGGCTCGTTGGGATGCCGCCGAGCGGGCCGGGGGCGGGCGGGAGGACTTCTTCGAGCTGGGGCGGCAGTTCGGGTGCCGCTAGGGCCTGTCCGACAGGTCCTGGCGTTCGACGGATTCGGACAGAAGGTCAGGTAGCGTCACTCTTCCGGCTTAATTCCTGAATACGGAGGAACCACCCTTCATCCCTTACGGTTCATCAGGACGTGAACGCGTTTCCCGAGGGGGGTTCCCTGATGGCCGGGCCGGCAGTGCAGCCCTGGAGCGAGTGGGTCGGCACGGCCGTTCGGCTCAGCCTCGCGGTGGTGTGGGGCTGGGCCGGGCTGGCGAAGATCTCCGACCCGGCGGAGGCCGCCCAGGCCGTCCGCGCCTACGAGATCCTGCCCGAGGGCCTGGTCAAGCCGATCGGCTACGGCCTGCCCTTCCTGGAGCTGGCGCTCGCACTGCTGCTGGTGCTCGGGCTCGGGGTCCGGCTGGTCGCCGGGGTCTCGGCCCTGCTGCTGCTCGTCTTCATCGCGGGGATCGCCTCGGCCTGGGCCCGCGGCATCTCGATCGACTGCGGCTGCTTCGGCGGCGGCGGGCACGTCGACGAGTCCCAGACGAAGTACCTGCAGGAGATCCTGCGCGACACCGGGTTCCTGTTGCTGGCCGGGTGGCTGCTGTGGCGGCCGCGCACCCGGCTCTCGATGGACGGCTGGCTGGCGAACTGACCCCCTCCACCGCACCGCCGTCCCCTCCGCCGCACGTCCGTCCCCTCCGCCGTATCCCCGTCCCCCGCACCCGACGAAGGCCCCCGACCGTGGATGTCAAGGCAATGAGCGAGAAGAACCGAGAAGGCAAGCGCACCGCCCGCGAGCGGATGCTGGAGCAGCGGGCCGCCGAGGAGGCCTCCTCGCGGAAGAAGAAGAAGCTGATCGTGGGCGGCGCCGTGCTCGCGGTGATCGCCGCCGCCGTCATCGCCGGCGTCGTGGTGCAGAACCAGCGCTCCAAGCCGGAGACCCCGACCGCGGCCCCGGCCGGGACCATCGGGGACAAGAACCTGGTCATCCCGGTCGGCGCCGGCAACGCGCCCTCCGTCCTGACGGTCTACGAGGACCCGCGCTGCCCGGCCTGCGGCGCCTTCGAGCGGGAGTTCTCGGCGACCGTCGACCAGCTGGAGGACGCCGGCAAGATCTACACCAACTACCACATCGTGTCGTTCATCGACCGGGCCGTGGGCGGCAAGGGCTCCAAGACCGGCGCCAACGCGCTGGCCTGCGCCCAGGACGCCGGGCACTTCCGGGACTTCCACGACGTGCTCTACCGCAACCAGCCGGAGGAGACCAACGACGCCTTCGGCAACAAGGCCGTGCTGCTCAACCTGTCGAAGCAGGTCGAGGGCCTGGACACGCCCGAGTTCCAGGCCTGCGTCAACGACAACAAGTTCGGCGGGTGGGTCTCCTCGGTGCAGCAGGACTTCGACAAGTCCAGCTACAAGTCGACCCCGACCGTGCTGCTCAACGGCCAGCCGATCTACCCGAAGAACGGCAACGAGGAGATCACCCCGGCGAACCTGGCGAAGTGGGTGGACGCCGCGAACCAGGGCAAGCAGCTGGGCACGGCGGGCTCGCACGGGCAGACCCCGGCGCCGACCAGCGCCGCCTCGGAGGCCAACAACCCCTCGCCGACCGCCGGCTGAGCCCCCGACCCGGCCGCCGCGCCCTTCCCGTCCGGAGGGGGCGGCGGCCGCCGTTGTTCGGTTTCTGTGACCCCGGGGGTGCCCGACCGGGCCCGCGGACCCTGTAGCGTCGGAACTGCCATGGATATCGCCTACATTCCCAGCCCGTCGCGGGGCGTCCTGTACCTCGGACCCGTCCCGCTGCGCGCCTACGCCTTCTGCATCATCCTCGGTGTCGTCGTCGCCGTCTGGCTCGGCAGCAAGCGCTGGGTCGCCCGGGGCGGTGCCAAGCACACGGTCGGCGACATCGCCGTGTGGGCCGTGCCGTTCGGCCTGCTCGGTGGCCGGCTGTACCACGTGATCACCGACCACCAGCTGTACTTCGGCGAGGGGAAGAACCCCTGGAACGCCTTCAAGATCTGGGAGGGCGGCCTCGGCATCTGGGGCGCGATCGCGCTGGGCGCGGTCGGCGCCTGGATCGGCGCCCGCCGCCGGGGCGTGCCGCTGCCCGCGTACGCCGACGCCATCGCGCCGGGCATCGCGCTCGCGCAGGCGCTGGGCCGCTGGGGCAACTACTTCAACCAGGAGCTCTACGGCCGGGCGACCACCCTGCCGTGGGGCCTGGAGATCGACAAGACGCTGCCCAACGGCGAGGTCGTGAAGGGCGTCTACCACCCGACCTTCCTGTACGAGTCGATCTGGTGCGTGCTCGTCGCCCTGCTGGTGATCTGGGCGGACCGCCGGTTCAAGCTGGGCCACGGCCGGGCCTTCGCGCTGTACGTGGCCGCGTACACGGTGGGCCGGTTCTGGACCGAGTGGCTGCGGATCGACGAGGCGCACGTCTACTTCGGCCTGCGGCTGAACGACTGGACGTCGATCGTGGTGTTCCTGGGCGCCGTGGCGTACCTGGTGATCGTCGGGAAGAAGCGGCCCGGCCGGGAGGACCCGGCGAGCATCGACCCGGCCGCGCACGCCGAGGAGGACGGCGGCGAGCTGGACGGCGGCGAGGAGAAGGCCGCCGGGCTGCAGGACGGGAAGCCGTCTCGGTCCGTGGACGCCGGCGCGCTCGCCCGGAAGGCCGGCGAGAAGGCCGGCGAGGACGCCAAGAACCCGATCTGACCTGGGACTTCCCCCGGCTGAGGCCACCCTTCGCAGCGCTTGCGAAGGGTGGCCTCAGTGGTGTTCGGACAGCCTTACTTTGCTGGAAATGCCCAGGTCAAGGGGGCTACGTTCAGGGCGGACGAACGACGACGGAGGGGAAGAGACGATGACTGCGACCACCCTGGAACACGAGGCCGGACACCACCCGCGGATACCCGCGGCCGACCACCACCGGGACGTCAACGGCGGCTGGCTGCGCCCGGCCGTCTTCGGCGCGGTGGACGGCCTGGTGTCCAACTTCGCGCTGATGACCGGTGTGGTCGGCGGCGCGGTGTCCAACGGCACGGTGATCCTGACCGGGCTGGCGGGCCTGGCGGCCGGCGCCTGCTCGATGGCAGCGGGGGAGTACACCTCGGTGGCCTCGCAGCGGGAGCTGGTGCAGGCCGAGATCGAGGTCGAGCGGCTGGAGCTGAGCCGCAACCCGCACGGCGAGCTGGCCGAGCTGGCCCAGCTGTACGTCTCGCGCGGGGTGGACCCGGAGCTCGCGCACGAGGTGGCCCGGCAGCTGTCCGCCGACCCGGAGCTGGCCCTGGAGGTGCACGCCCGCGAGGAGCTGGGCGTCGACCCCACCGACCTGCCCTCGCCGCTGGTGGCGGCCGTCTCCTCGTTCCTGTGCTTCGCGCTGGGCGCGCTGCTGCCGCTGCTGCCGTACCTGCTGGGCGCGACCACGCTGCTGCCCGCGCTGGTGCTGTCGGCGGCCGGGCTGTTCCTGTGCGGTGCGGTGGTGGCCCGGGTGACGGCGCGCAGCTGGTGGTTCAGCGGACTGCGGCAGCTGGTGCTCGGCGGGGCGGCGGCGGGGGTGACGTACCTGCTCGGCAGCCTCATCGGCGGGCATGTGGGATGACCCAGAAGTCTGCATGATTATGCTGGGCAATGCGTGACGTTTCACACATGGGCGTCGCGTATCGCCTGGCCTAGTCTCATCATCCGGGCCCCGGCGCCGCGGTTTCGCATCCGCGGACGGGCTCCCGGAATGGAATCGCAGGCGGCCATGATCGGCTTGTGTGGCGGCCCGGTTTCGCCCCTGTTTCGGGCCGCGGACCGTTGGGCACAATCGTCAGGACGTGCACTGTGGCACGTCCCTCCCCCCACACCCCCTGACCTGCGACTCGTCCCGCCATGTGGACGGGATATTCCGCTTCTCGGGATCCTGGGCATCATGTAACTTGCACGACACCGCACCATCGCATCAGGGCCAACGTCGTCCCTACTTGCACCAACTTGCCGAAAGACGACGACGGGAGAGCCGATGCTGTCTGCATCCATGCACTCCGCCAACGAGCCCCAGGCCGGCGCCCCCCGCCCGCCCTACGCGCTCGTGCCGGATGCGCGACCTGCTGCTCAGGGCCTGTACGACCCGCGAAACGAGCACGACGCCTGTGGCGTCGGTTTCGTCGCCACGCTGACCGGCATCGCCGACCACACCATCGTCGAGCAGGCGCTGACCGTCCTGCGCAACCTGGAGCACCGCGGCGCCACCGGCGCCGAACCCGACTCCGGCGACGGCGCCGGCATCCTCACCCAGATCCCGGACGCCTTCCTGCGCGGGAAGGTCGACTTCGAACTCCCGGCCGCGGGCTCCTACGCCGTCGGCATCGCCTTCCTGCCGGACGCGGACGAGGCCGACGCGGCCGCCGTCGCGCAGATCGAGGCCATCGCGGCCGAGGAGGACCTGACCGTCCTCGGCTGGCGCGACGTCCCCGTCACCCCCGACCTGCTCGGCGCCACCGCCCGCTCGGTGATGCCGCGCTTCCGCCAGCTCTTCCTCGCCGGCGGCGGCAAGGCCGGCATCGAGCTGGACCGCACCGCCTTCGTGGTCCGCAAGCGGGCCGAGCGCGAGGCCGGGGTCTACTTCCCGTCGCTGTCCGCGCGCACCATCGTCTACAAGGGCATGCTGACCACCGGCCAGCTGGAGCCCTTCTTCCCCGACCTGTCGGACCGCAGCTACGCCTCCGCGATCGGCCTGGTGCACTCCCGGTTCTCCACCAACACCTTCCCAAGCTGGCCGCTCGCCCACCCGTACCGCTTCGTCGCGCACAACGGCGAGATCAACACCGTCAAGGGCAACCGCAACTGGATGCGGGCCCGCGAGTCGCAGCTCGCCACGGACCTCATTCCGGCCAGCAGGAACGGGCAGGGCCTGAGCCGGATCTTCCCGGTGTGCACCCCGGACCACTCCGACTCGGCGTCCTTCGACGAGGTCCTGGAACTGCTCCACCTCGGCGGCCGCTCGCTCCCGCACTCGGTGCTGATGATGATCCCGGAGGCCTGGGAGAACCACGCCACCATGGACCCGGCCCGCCGCGCCTTCTACCAGTACCACTCCAACCTGATGGAGCCCTGGGACGGCCCGGCCTGCGTCACCTTCACCGACGGCACCCAGATCGGCGCCGTGCTCGACCGCAACGGCCTGCGCCCCGCCCGCTACTGGATCACCGAGGACGGCCTGGTCGTCCTCTCCTCCGAGGTCGGCGTGCTCGACATCGACCAGGAGAAGGTCACCAAGAAGGGCCGCCTGCAGCCCGGCCGGATGTTCCTGATCGACACCGCCGAGGGCCGCATCGTCGAGGACGAGGAGATCAAGTCCGCCCTCGCCGCCGAGCACCCCTACGCGGAGTGGGTCGCCGCCGGCCAGATCCAGCTCGCCAAGCTGCCCGAGCGCGAGCACATCTGGCACACCCACGCCTCCGTCACCCGCCGCCAGCAGACCTTCGGCTACACCGAGGAGGAACTGCGCGTCATCCTCGCGCCGATGGCCCGCACCGGCGGCGAAGCGCTCGGCTCGATGGGCACCGACTCGCCGATCGCCGCGCTCAGCGAGAAGCCGCGCCTGCTGTTCGACTACTTCGTGCAGCTCTTCGCGCAGGTCACCAACCCGCCGCTGGACGCCATCCGCGAGGAGCTCGTCACCTCGCTGCTCTCCAACCTCGGCCCCGAGGGCAACCTGCTGGCCGCCGAGGCCTCCGCCTGCCGCACCGTCGGCATCACCTTCCCGGTGATCGACAACGACGAGCTGGCCAAGCTCGTCCACATCAACGCCGACGGCGACCAGCCCGGCCTCAAGGCCGTCACGCTCTCCGGCCTCTACAAGGTCGCCACCGGCGGCGCGGGCCTGGCCTCCCGGCTGGCCGAGATCGCCGCCGAGGCCGACGCCGCGATCGCCGACGGCGCCCGGATCATCGTGCTCTCCGACCGGCACTCCGACGCCGAGCACGCCCCGATCCCCTCGCTGCTGCTCACCTCCGCGATCCACCACCACCTCATCCGCACCAAGCAGCGCACCCAGGTGTCGCTGCTGGTCGAGGCGGGCGACGTCCGCGAGGTGCACCACGTCGCGCTGCTGATCGGCTACGGCGCCGGCGCGGTCAACCCGTACCTGGCCATGGAGTCGGTCGAGGACCTGGTCGCCCAGGGAGTCTTCATCGAGGGCGTCGAGCCCGAGAAGGCCATCAAGAACCTGATCAAGGCGCTCGGCAAGGGCGTGCTCAAGGTCATGTCCAAGATGGGCATCTCCACCGTCGCCTCCTACCGCGGCGCCCAGGTCTTCGAGGCCATCGGCCTCTCGCAGGACCTCGTCGACGGCTACTTCGCCGGCACCACCACCAAGCTCGGCGGCATCGGCCTGGAGGAGATCGCCAAGGAGACCGCCGCCCGGCACGCCAAGGCGTACCCGGCCTCCGGCATCCCCGCCGCGCACCGCGCGCTGGAGATCGGCGGCGAGTACCAGTGGCGCCGCGAGGGCGAGCCGCACCTGTTCGACCCGGACACCGTCTTCCGGCTGCAGCACTCCACCCGCAACCGCCGTTACGACATCTTCAAGCAGTACACGGACCGGGTGAACGAGCAGTCCGAGCGCCTGATGACGTTGCGCGGCCTCTTCCGGCTCGACGGCCTCGACCGCGCGCCGATCCCGGTCGAGGAGGTCGAGCCGGTCTCCGAGATCGTCAAGCGCTTCTCCACCGGCGCCATGTCCTACGGCTCCATCTCCCGCGAGGCGCACGAGACCCTGGCCATCGCGATGAACCGCCTCGGCGGCAAGTCCAACACCGGCGAGGGCGGCGAGGACCCGGACCGCCTGTACGACCCGGAGCGCCGCTCGGCGATCAAGCAGGTCGCCTCCGGCCGCTTCGGCGTCACCTCCGAGTACCTGGTCAACGCCGACGACATCCAGATCAAGATGGCCCAGGGCGCCAAGCCCGGCGAGGGCGGCCAGCTGCCCGGCCACAAGGTCTACCCGTGGGTCGCCAAGACCCGGCACTCCACCCCGGGCGTCGGCCTGATCTCGCCGCCGCCGCACCACGACATCTACTCCATCGAGGACCTGGCCCAGCTGATCCACGACCTCAAGAACGCCAACCCGGCGGCCCGCATCCACGTGAAGCTGGTCTCCGAGGTCGGCGTCGGCACGGTCGCGGCAGGCGTCTCCAAGGCGCACGCCGACGTGGTGCTGGTCTCCGGACACGACGGCGGCACCGGCGCCTCCCCGCTCACCTCGCTGAAGCACGCCGGCGGCCCCTGGGAGCTCGGCCTCGCCGAGACCCAGCAGACCCTGCTGCTCAACGGGCTGCGCGACCGCATCGTCGTCCAGACCGACGGCCAGCTCAAGACCGGCCGCGACGTCGTCATCGCCGCCCTGCTCGGCGCCGAGGAGTTCGGCTTCGCCACCGCCCCGCTGGTCGTCTCCGGCTGCATCATGATGCGCGTCTGCCACCTGGACACCTGCCCGGTCGGCGTCGCCACCCAGAACCCGGTGCTGCGCGAGCGGTTCTCCGGCAAGCCCGAATTCGTCGTCAACTTCTTCGAGTTCATCGCCGAGGAGGTCCGGGAGATCCTGGCCTCGCTGGGCTTCCGCTCGATCGAGGAGGCCGTCGGCCACGCCGAGCACATCAACGCCCAGGCCGCGATCGACCACTGGAAGGCCGCCGGGCTCGACCTCGCCCCACTCTTCCACGTGCCCGCGCTGCCGGAGGGCGCCGCCCGGCACTGCACCACCACCCAGGACCACGCGCTCGACAAGGCCCTGGACAACCAGCTGATCGAACTCGCCGAGGACGCCCTGGAGCGCGGCGAGACCGTGCGGATCCAGCTGCCGATCCGCAACGTCAACCGCACCGTCGGCACCATGCTCGGCCACCAGGTGACCAAGCGGTACCGCGGCGAAGGCCTGCCGGAAGGGACCATCGACGTCACCTTCACCGGCTCCGCCGGCCAGTCCTTCGGCGCCTTCCTGCCCCGCGGCGTGACCCTGCGCCTGGAGGGCGACGCCAACGACTACGTCGGCAAGGGCCTCTCCGGCGGAGTCGTCGTCGTCCGCCCGGCCCGCGAGGCCGCGGCCATCGGCAACGGCGCACAGCACCACGTCATCGCCGGCAACACCATCGGCTACGGCGCCACCTCCGGCCGGATCCACCTGCGCGGCAAGGCCGGCGAGCGCTTCGCCGTCCGCAACTCCGGCGCCACCCTGGTCGTCGAAGGCGTCGGCGACCACGGCCTGGAGTACATGACCGGCGGCCGGGTCGTCATCCTCGGCGAGACCGGACGCAACCTCGCGGCCGGCATGTCCGGCGGCATCGCGTACGTCCTGGACCTGCGCCCCGCCAACGTCAACGACGGCCTGGTGGGCATCGAGGCCCCCACCGCCGCCGACCGCGACTGGCTGCGCGAGACCGTGCAGCAGCACTACGAGGAGACCGGCTCCACCGTCGCCGCCGAACTCCTGGCCGACTGGGGCAGCGGAGTCTCCCGCTTCTCCAAGATCATGCCGACCGACTACAAGGCAGTGCTCGCCGCCAAGGACGCCGCTGAGCGCGATGGCCTCTCCGAGGCCGAGACCACTCGCAAGATGATGGAGGCGGCACATGGCTGACCCCAAGGGCTTCCTGACCACCGGCAAGCAGCTGGCCGAGCGCCGGCCCGTCGATGTCCGTCTGCGGGACTGGAACGAGGTCTACGTCGAACGCAGCCTCCTGCCGATCATCACCAAGCAGGCCGGCCGCTGCATGGACTGCGGCATCCCGTTCTGCCACAACGGCTGCCCGCTCGGTAACCTCATCCCCGAGTGGAACGACCTCGCCTACCGGGACGACTTCGTCGGCGCCATCGAGCGCCTGCACGCCACCAACAACTTCCCGGAGTTCACCGGGCGGCTGTGCCCGGCGCCGTGCGAGTCCGCCTGCGTCCTCGGCATCAACCAGGACGCGGTGACCATCAAGAACGTCGAGGTCACCATCATCGACAAGGCCTGGGACCGCGGCGGCGTCACCCCGCAGATCCCGGAGCGGCTGTCCGGCAAGACCGTCGCCGTCGTCGGCTCCGGCCCGGCCGGCCTCGCCGCCGCCCAGCAGCTCACCCGCGCCGGACACACCGTCGTGGTGTACGAGCGGGCCGACCGCATCGGCGGACTGCTGCGCTACGGCATCCCCGAGTTCAAGATGGAGAAGCGCCACATCAACCGCCGCATCGAGCAGATGCGCGCGGAGGGCACCCGCTTCCGC
The genomic region above belongs to Streptomyces sp. 1331.2 and contains:
- a CDS encoding VIT1/CCC1 transporter family protein → MTATTLEHEAGHHPRIPAADHHRDVNGGWLRPAVFGAVDGLVSNFALMTGVVGGAVSNGTVILTGLAGLAAGACSMAAGEYTSVASQRELVQAEIEVERLELSRNPHGELAELAQLYVSRGVDPELAHEVARQLSADPELALEVHAREELGVDPTDLPSPLVAAVSSFLCFALGALLPLLPYLLGATTLLPALVLSAAGLFLCGAVVARVTARSWWFSGLRQLVLGGAAAGVTYLLGSLIGGHVG
- the gltB gene encoding glutamate synthase large subunit, which translates into the protein MLSASMHSANEPQAGAPRPPYALVPDARPAAQGLYDPRNEHDACGVGFVATLTGIADHTIVEQALTVLRNLEHRGATGAEPDSGDGAGILTQIPDAFLRGKVDFELPAAGSYAVGIAFLPDADEADAAAVAQIEAIAAEEDLTVLGWRDVPVTPDLLGATARSVMPRFRQLFLAGGGKAGIELDRTAFVVRKRAEREAGVYFPSLSARTIVYKGMLTTGQLEPFFPDLSDRSYASAIGLVHSRFSTNTFPSWPLAHPYRFVAHNGEINTVKGNRNWMRARESQLATDLIPASRNGQGLSRIFPVCTPDHSDSASFDEVLELLHLGGRSLPHSVLMMIPEAWENHATMDPARRAFYQYHSNLMEPWDGPACVTFTDGTQIGAVLDRNGLRPARYWITEDGLVVLSSEVGVLDIDQEKVTKKGRLQPGRMFLIDTAEGRIVEDEEIKSALAAEHPYAEWVAAGQIQLAKLPEREHIWHTHASVTRRQQTFGYTEEELRVILAPMARTGGEALGSMGTDSPIAALSEKPRLLFDYFVQLFAQVTNPPLDAIREELVTSLLSNLGPEGNLLAAEASACRTVGITFPVIDNDELAKLVHINADGDQPGLKAVTLSGLYKVATGGAGLASRLAEIAAEADAAIADGARIIVLSDRHSDAEHAPIPSLLLTSAIHHHLIRTKQRTQVSLLVEAGDVREVHHVALLIGYGAGAVNPYLAMESVEDLVAQGVFIEGVEPEKAIKNLIKALGKGVLKVMSKMGISTVASYRGAQVFEAIGLSQDLVDGYFAGTTTKLGGIGLEEIAKETAARHAKAYPASGIPAAHRALEIGGEYQWRREGEPHLFDPDTVFRLQHSTRNRRYDIFKQYTDRVNEQSERLMTLRGLFRLDGLDRAPIPVEEVEPVSEIVKRFSTGAMSYGSISREAHETLAIAMNRLGGKSNTGEGGEDPDRLYDPERRSAIKQVASGRFGVTSEYLVNADDIQIKMAQGAKPGEGGQLPGHKVYPWVAKTRHSTPGVGLISPPPHHDIYSIEDLAQLIHDLKNANPAARIHVKLVSEVGVGTVAAGVSKAHADVVLVSGHDGGTGASPLTSLKHAGGPWELGLAETQQTLLLNGLRDRIVVQTDGQLKTGRDVVIAALLGAEEFGFATAPLVVSGCIMMRVCHLDTCPVGVATQNPVLRERFSGKPEFVVNFFEFIAEEVREILASLGFRSIEEAVGHAEHINAQAAIDHWKAAGLDLAPLFHVPALPEGAARHCTTTQDHALDKALDNQLIELAEDALERGETVRIQLPIRNVNRTVGTMLGHQVTKRYRGEGLPEGTIDVTFTGSAGQSFGAFLPRGVTLRLEGDANDYVGKGLSGGVVVVRPAREAAAIGNGAQHHVIAGNTIGYGATSGRIHLRGKAGERFAVRNSGATLVVEGVGDHGLEYMTGGRVVILGETGRNLAAGMSGGIAYVLDLRPANVNDGLVGIEAPTAADRDWLRETVQQHYEETGSTVAAELLADWGSGVSRFSKIMPTDYKAVLAAKDAAERDGLSEAETTRKMMEAAHG
- the lgt gene encoding prolipoprotein diacylglyceryl transferase; the encoded protein is MDIAYIPSPSRGVLYLGPVPLRAYAFCIILGVVVAVWLGSKRWVARGGAKHTVGDIAVWAVPFGLLGGRLYHVITDHQLYFGEGKNPWNAFKIWEGGLGIWGAIALGAVGAWIGARRRGVPLPAYADAIAPGIALAQALGRWGNYFNQELYGRATTLPWGLEIDKTLPNGEVVKGVYHPTFLYESIWCVLVALLVIWADRRFKLGHGRAFALYVAAYTVGRFWTEWLRIDEAHVYFGLRLNDWTSIVVFLGAVAYLVIVGKKRPGREDPASIDPAAHAEEDGGELDGGEEKAAGLQDGKPSRSVDAGALARKAGEKAGEDAKNPI
- a CDS encoding DsbA family protein, which codes for MSEKNREGKRTARERMLEQRAAEEASSRKKKKLIVGGAVLAVIAAAVIAGVVVQNQRSKPETPTAAPAGTIGDKNLVIPVGAGNAPSVLTVYEDPRCPACGAFEREFSATVDQLEDAGKIYTNYHIVSFIDRAVGGKGSKTGANALACAQDAGHFRDFHDVLYRNQPEETNDAFGNKAVLLNLSKQVEGLDTPEFQACVNDNKFGGWVSSVQQDFDKSSYKSTPTVLLNGQPIYPKNGNEEITPANLAKWVDAANQGKQLGTAGSHGQTPAPTSAASEANNPSPTAG
- a CDS encoding MauE/DoxX family redox-associated membrane protein, which translates into the protein MAGPAVQPWSEWVGTAVRLSLAVVWGWAGLAKISDPAEAAQAVRAYEILPEGLVKPIGYGLPFLELALALLLVLGLGVRLVAGVSALLLLVFIAGIASAWARGISIDCGCFGGGGHVDESQTKYLQEILRDTGFLLLAGWLLWRPRTRLSMDGWLAN
- the trpB gene encoding tryptophan synthase subunit beta, which produces MSEKDYLPGAQVPDARGYFGAYGGRFIPEALVAAVEQVAEEYEKAKTDPAFVAELDALLKDYTGRPSPLTDVHRFSAEAGGARILLKREDLNHTGSHKINNVLGQALLTKRMGKTRIIAETGAGQHGVATATACALFGFDCTIYMGEVDTQRQALNVARMRMLGAEVIAVKSGSRTLKDAINEAFRDWVANVDSTHYLFGTVAGPHPFPMMVRDFHRVIGVEARQQVLDRTGRLPDAVVACVGGGSNAMGIFHEFIPDAGVRLIGCEAAGEGAETPKHAATLTKGDPGVLHGSRTYVLQDEDGQTIESHSISAGLDYPGVGPEHAWLKDTGRAEYRPVTDDAAMQALRLLSRTEGIIPAIESAHALAGALELGRELGPEATILVSLSGRGDKDMHTAAEYFGLYDEPGAGSAGGSGSAGAGSAGSEQGGK
- the trpA gene encoding tryptophan synthase subunit alpha produces the protein MASKLSSVLAAAKAEDRAALIGYLPAGFPTVEGGIRAVDALIEGGCDVVEVGLPHSDPVLDGAVIQTADDIALRGGVRIKDVLRTVQEVASAHPGAAVLVMTYWNPVDRYGVARFAADLAAAGGAGCILPDLPVEESEEWRKAADEHGLDTVFVVAPSSKDARLAEVTAAGSGFVYAAAVMGVTGTRSAVGSLAEDLVARTRATTDLPVCVGLGVSNAEQAAEVARFADGVIVGSAFVKRILDAGEDEAAALDAVRALAGELAQGVRRR